The Desulfovibrio sp. G11 region CTTCCTGCTGTGGCAACATAAGATTGAGCGCCACTGAGGGCGATACCGGCATGCTGCTCTTGATAGCACCGATTCTGCACATCGTCGTAACCTCGATAGAAAGTGCCGCGAGAAGACCGGTCCGCAATACGCGGCAACCGCAACACTGGTATATACATACAAATGGATGGTCAGGATGAAAGCCCTGTGAAACACCATAAGGCGCAACAACAAGGCTGTGAGCGAACTTCGGCTTCTGGGCTGGCAACAGCCGGGCAATCCGTCAGGATTGCCGAAACCTTACTGGCGGGTAGTGTCGGTCACGATAAGGGGGGGAAAGCAAGATTGCTACAAACATCGCTGACAGGCAAGAATTTATCTTCAAAAAATATGAAAAAACTTAACATGCCTAAATAATTAAAATAAAGTATCATCAACAAAATATCCAGCTTCATATATAGATAACGTACGGTATTTTTCGCACATTGAAAAAATAGAAGTAGCCCGCCAAGTCGGTTAAGTTTGGTTATCACCAAACAACCACCAAACCAACGTGGAGGGCTACAGATGGAAGCTATCAGGACGAACGGTAAAAATAAAGTTCCGGTGATTGCTGTCGATGAAGAAGAATTGCGGACACACGTTTCCGAGGTTGTGCGCCAAAGTGTCGAGGAGACCTTGAATGGCCTGCTTGATGCGGAAGCTGACACGCTCTGCCAGGCCCGACGCTATGAGCGTAATGCCGATCGAGCCAGCACCCGCGCTGGTCATTATGAGCGGAATTTGCAGACCAAGGCTGGCACGGTTCAGCTTAAGGTTCCCAAGCTGCGACACATGCCGTTTGAAACCGCGATAATCGAACGGTATCGTCGCCGGGAAAGTTCAGTGGAAGAAGCCTTGGTAGAGATGTACTTGGCAGGCGTGTCAGTGCGTCGGGTCGAGGACATTACCGAGGCTCTTTGGGGCAGTCGAGTCAGTCCAAGCACAATAAGCGACTTGAATCAAAAGATTTTTGAGCGGGTTGAGGAATGGCGCAATCGACCACTTGAGCCGAAATCCCCGTACATTTTTGTGGATGGAATATGGCTGAAACGCTCTTGGGGCGGTGAAGTTCAAAACGTATCTGTGCTAGTAGCCATTGGCGTGAGTACCAGCGGCTTCCGTGAAATTCTCGGCGTGGCAGAAGGATCACGTGAGGATGCAGAGCTGGGGGGGTGTCCATAACTTTGTGTAATCGGTTTACTTATTAAGTTGGAAATCTTTCCTCAAATTGTATGGCGAATCTGTTCAACGCTGCCTTCCAATCCCTGATGGGCATAGTCCATTTTTTGCTGATATTTCGCAGCGCCAGCCAGAAGATTTTGAAAACGGCCTCATCGTGGGGGAAAGCCCCCTTGGCTTTGGTCACCTTGCGCAGGCTCATGTTCAGCGATTCTATGGCATTCGTCGTATAGATCACCTTCCGGATTTCCGGCGGGTAGTCAAAGAAGGGGATTATCCGCTGCCAGTGGGCCCGCCAGGATTTTGTGATGAGCGGATAACTGGAATTGTATTTGTGTTCCAGGCGCTCAAGGGCTGACTGGGCCAGTTCTGCCGTTGGCGAGCTGTATATTTCCCTCAGGTCGGCGGCAACGGTTTTACGCTCCTTCCAGCCCACGAATTTCAAGCTGTTCCGGACCAGATGCACAATGCACAGCTGGATTTGCGTTTTAGGAAATACGCTTTCAATGGCCTCCGGAAAGCCCTTAAGCCCGTCCACGCAGGCGATGAAGATGTCCTGCACTCCCCGGTTTCGCAGTTCCGTCACCACGGACAGCCAGAACTTTGCGCCCTCGTTCGGGGAGATCCACATACCCAACAAATCTTTCACGCCGCTCATGGTCACGCCAAGGGCCAGATACACCGCCTTGGTACCGACCGTGCCGGAATCGCGCACCTTAACGTGGATGCAGTCCAGGTAAAGGATAGGATAAATGGCATCCAGAGGGCGGCCTTGCCATTGACGGACATCCTCGGCCACTCCATCGGTTACCGCGCTGATAAGCGCCGGTGAAACGTCTGTGTGATACAGCTCTTTCAGATGCCCCTGGATTTCGCGTACGCCCATGCCACGGGCATATAGCGAAATGATGCTATCATCTAAACCTTGCC contains the following coding sequences:
- a CDS encoding IS256 family transposase, whose translation is MMVDPKDIPDELIDALLANYQKPDDLLGKNGILEQLTKRVMERALQAEMTYHLGHEKHGRVANASGNTRNGTSKKTLKGKNGSLPIAIPRDRDGSFEPQLVEKHQTHWQGLDDSIISLYARGMGVREIQGHLKELYHTDVSPALISAVTDGVAEDVRQWQGRPLDAIYPILYLDCIHVKVRDSGTVGTKAVYLALGVTMSGVKDLLGMWISPNEGAKFWLSVVTELRNRGVQDIFIACVDGLKGFPEAIESVFPKTQIQLCIVHLVRNSLKFVGWKERKTVAADLREIYSSPTAELAQSALERLEHKYNSSYPLITKSWRAHWQRIIPFFDYPPEIRKVIYTTNAIESLNMSLRKVTKAKGAFPHDEAVFKIFWLALRNISKKWTMPIRDWKAALNRFAIQFEERFPT